In the genome of Microcoleus vaginatus PCC 9802, the window GTTCTACAAGACGCAAAATCTATTCCCTTGCATAAATTTAATAGGTTGTAACTTTACTTGATCCAATAGCTTTGAACTTTGGGAAGGCTAATAACCTCTATTTTTTTAAAAATTTTGTGGCTGTATTGTATTATCATTTAGTCGGTTTCTGTTGTGCTGGGCTGGTGGCACTCAATCTGGTGGGCTGCGGACAAACAAAGCAAGACGTGCAGAATTTACCTCTCAGCCTGGCTCTATTGCCTCAAGACCCCTTGTTGCAAGTATACTTCAATCAGTCGATCGCTTCGAGTTATACAGAGCCTTACCGCCAGCAAACTAGACCTGGAGATGATTTAGAAAACTTGATCGCTGTTGCGATCGCCAGTGCTGGATCGACGGTAGATGTAGCGGTTCAGGAGTTTCGCTTGCCCAGTATTGCGAGGGTTTTGGCCGATCGACAGCGATCGGGAATTAAAGTGAGATTAATTGTCGAACATATCTATAGTCGCCCTTGGAGCGATTTTACAGCTCAGGAGTTAGCGAAATTACCCGAAAGAGAGCGCGATCGTTATACCGAATTTGTGCAACTTGCCGATCGCAATAAAGACGGTAAATTGAGTGCCGATGAAATCAAGCAAAATGATGCTTTGGTAATTGTCAAGGATGCGGGGATTCCTGTAATTGACGATACTGCTGACGGCAGTAAAGGCAGCAGTTTGATGCACCACAAATTTGTGGTAATTGACGGCAAAACCGTAATCGTCACTTCGGCTAATTTTACCACAAGCGATATACATGGCGATTTCAAGACACCAGCAAGTCGCGGCAATGCGAACAATTTGTTGAAAATTGAAAATGCTCAAGTAGCGCAACTATTTACTCAAGAATTTAACATCATGTGGGGCGACGGGCCCCAGGGCAAACCGGACAGCAAGTTTGGCATCAAAAAGCCGTTTCGTCAAGTGCAAAAAGTAAGAGTAGGGAATTCGACTGTTGGGGTGCAATTTTCGCCGACGGCTGCGACTTTGCCTTGGGAAAAAAGCGCCAACGGTTTGATAAATCGAACTTTGGGTAGTGCGAAAAAGTCGGTTGATTTGGCCCTGTTTGTATTTTCGGCTCAGCGGTTGTCAAATACTTTGGAAATTGAAGCTAGCCGGGGAGTTGCGGTGCGAGCTTTAATTGACTCTAATTTTATTTATCGCTCTTATAGTGAAGGGTTGGATATGATGGGGGCGACTTTGATGCAAGATTGCGGGTTAGAAACTGACAATCGCCCTTGGAGAAAGCCGCTGACTGCGGTGGGAGTGCCGCTGTTACCAATGGGCGATCGCCTGCACCACAAATTCGGCGTTGTGGACGGCAAAACGGTGCTTACAGGTTCTCACAACTGGAGTGAGGCTGCAAATCACGGGAATGACGAGACGCTGCTGGCGATCGAGAGTCCCACAGTTGCAGCCCATTTTGAGCGGGAGTTCGATCGGCTTTACAAAGGTGCAACCTTGGGAATTCCCGCCCGAATCAAACAGAGAATTGATGCTAAGAAAAAAGAGTGCGATTCACTACAAGCAGCATCAAAATCTGCGGCTGCCAAACCTCAAATTGCTGCTAAAAAGTTAGTTAATTTAAATGCAGCCAGTCAGGAAGAATTAGAAACCTTGCCCGGGGTTGGCCCGAAGTTAGCCGAGAGAATTATTGCAGCGCGGCAACAGCAACCTTTCACCTCTTTGGAGGATGTGGCACGGGTACAGGGAGTCGGGGACAAGATTTTAGAGAGATGGCGCGATCGAGTAACTTGGTAGTTAAGTTCATACTCAGGACTTCATTCCTGGCTCTACAAATTTCGCAGTCAGGACTTCTGTTTTTCCTTTCGCAACTCAGCATCAAGGACTCAAATCTTCACTAGAAAACTATCCGAGCGACTTTGACAACATATCTGCTCTCAAGTTAAAATAATAACTTGTTAACAAAAGGCTATCTATTTACATTAGAGGTAGAGAGATGAAACACGCCCTATTTGTTACGGGGAAACCAAAAATCCAACTTCTAGCTATTTTTCTCGGGGCCACTTTTTTGACGCTAGCAGCTTTCACAGTCAGCGCTCAGCAGACTAACAACGCACAATTTAGGGTCAAAAACGAAAACACTTTTAATATTAATTTGATTCAATTTAAGCGCGTTGAATATGTAGGTACTTGTGCCGGTACTGTGATCACCCCTGATTCGCAAAGCGCTCGATTTGCCTCCAGCAAAACTCCTCCCGCCCCTAACAGGAGGGTAATGATTAAAAATGTGACTGATGGCATGGAAAGTAACCCCTATCCCTACACAGACAGAAGTTACAATAAAGGTGAGTTCTCCGAGGATTTTGGATTTAAGTTGGGTAACAGTCACAAAACAAGAACTTTTTCGGTTTTAGAGGGAGAAAATAACTTTCTCTATGAAATCAAAGAAAATGACCAAGTTATAGAACAAGGTTCGCTTACGGCTCAAGTTTCTATACAAAACTTAGGTACTTTTCCCCGTCAGCAAATTTGTGAAGATAGGGTAGAATGTCGAGATACTTCTGATTGTCGCGACCGTAAAGGCAGAAAAAGAAGTTGCAGACGAGAGTGTTTTCCTGTTCAACAGTGTCGCTGTCCGTAATCACTTTCTGCCCTAAAATTATTTTTTTAATTAACGGCAGAAGACAAAAAGGAATAACAAACCAGAAAGAAGATAAGTTATTTTCCAGGGAAGAGCGGCAACCACGGGGGATTGCCCCTCCAAAAAAATTGTTAGTTCAAGTAATGGGGTGAAAGTAAAATGCTGCTCCTAACACGATATATGTTGCTAAAAGCAGCACTCCTTCAAGCCAATTAGAGCGCCCGTCGATACTAATTAGATTGGCAATTGTCACTGCGATGGCAACTGCAACTACTTCAAACGGATTGAAGTTTAAATCCATCGGCTGATGAATTACTAATCCGATAATCACCAACACCGGCGCTACCAGCAAAGCAACTAGCAAACTCGAACCCATTGCGACAGAAACTGACAAATCCATATTGTTTTTCATCGCAACTCCTACCGCAGTTACATATTCGGCCGCGCCACCAACAATCGGCAACAGAATTACCCCTGTAAACAGCGGCGTCAATCCCAATCCTTTGGTAGTTTCTTCGACAACACCAACGAAAATTTCTGATTCAAAAGCAACGGCAACAGTTGAGGCAACTAGCACTCCTATCCACAGCCACAAATTCGGTTTGTGCGTAGTAGATTCATCTTTGGTATTTTGCGGATTTTCTGACTCTAGTTCGAGTAACCCAACCTCGTAAAGATAGCTGTGAGTTTTTAATGAAAATAGGAGAGTTAGAGCGTAAACTGCAATTAGGACGATCGCCGTTATTAAGGAAAGATTCTGAATAGCTGCGGGTTCGACTCCATTGGAGGTATAAATTACCATTGTCGGCAGCAGGATGGCAATAACTGCTAGAGTCATTGTGGAACCGTTCACCCGCGCGATTATTGGCTTAAATTCCTGTTCTTTGTAACGGATTCCTCCTAACAGCATGGAAAATCCCATCACTAAGAGCAAGTTGCTGATAATTGTACCAGTTATGCTGGCTTTCACAATGTCAATTAAGCCAGCTTTCAGGGCAACTATTGCAATAATTAATTCCGTAGCATTGCCGAAGACTGCATTTAATAAGCCGCCTATGGAGGGGCCTGTAACGATCGCCACTTCTTCTGTTGCTGTACTCAACCAAATCGCCAGAGGTATAATGCCTAAAGCGGATGTGATGAAAACTGCAAGGGAACCCCAGTGCAAATACTCAGCGGCGAGGGAAATGGGGATAAAAATTAACAGCGCTATGGAAAGAATCTTTTTGATTGACATAGGAACTCGGATGGTGTAAGGAAGGGTGAGGTCGAGTTGTCGGGGCGATCGTCAAGTTGATTTTACATGATTCAACTCTTGTCTGACAATTGCTGGGTTAAGGGCGATTGAACGTTTTAGCCACAGATACACACAGATTAACGCAGACATATATTTAATGAAGGTTACTTCTTTAAATTTGGCAGTTTTCTATCTGAGAAAAAGTGCACCGTCATTCCGAATCCTTAAAGATGTTTTATCCAAACCTAAATCATTTGTCTCGTCTAATCTTACCTCTAGAGTTCCTTCGCCACCAGGTTTCAAACTGGGTTTCAATAATGCCCCATCTAGTCGCCTAAATACAATTGAGGCCGGTAGTGTCAATGCTGGCAACGCGATTGTTGAATTTTCCGCTAAACTCTGGCGGTTAGTCTGTCCAACCACGTAAAAAAATAGTCGATCGTTGGTTTTATTCGTTAATCTAACATTGACTTTTCCATTAACTGGAACTATCTTGCCGTCAGGAACTCTTTCTGGTTCGTTAGTTGGGGATATTTCGCTAGCAAAACTCGCATAGTGGGTTAAAGGCAAAAAGCTGTTGCCTGCTACGGCTAAGCTGACAGCCACTAGACTTGGCAGCCAGGTTTTATCGATCGGTAATTTGCACATTTTTTTTATTGACTTTGCCGCGAAAAATTCTAATAAGCGATTTTACCTTATCCTGCTATTTTCTGACAAGTCGCCTAGGAAGTAAATCCGAGCTTTTCATAGCTGACACATTAGCGGTAAAGATGGAATTTGAATATAATATGAAGTTATAAAAATATGGAAAATATAGATATTAGTATGTAGTATCAAGTTATCGAATAAAAGTAAGTTGATAAGTCGCCCCAATTAACTTTTGAATAGTACCGATTCTCTCAAAATGATGAAGAAGGAAGAAGGAAGTTCGGCAACAAAGCCGTGTAGGGAATTTAACGGATCGAAGTTGAGGGAAGAAAGAAGATTTTGTCAACTTTCCCCCTCTCCCACTCTTGCCCTCCCGCAGCAGCTATTCAACCCAACGCACCCGAACAAAATGAGCTTCGCGTCCCCAGAAGTCGTGACTTACAGTAATATCAACAACACTCAAATTAAACGGAATAGCAGTTGTGACGTACCGCTGAGCCAGAGATCCCACATCAGGAGCTAACTGAGCCGCAGCAGCCGCCGCTGCACCCAAACCTAAAAGTTGCAGAATAGGCCCCCGAGGCAGGGCTAAATTGATGCCAACAGCAAGTCCAGCCGTTAGCAGCATTGCCACCGACAAATTCGTGCCACAGCGGGGATGTACAGCTAAATCCCACTCTCCGCTTGCAATCCGCTGCAAAGCCTCGCGTACTGCCTGATGCAACTGTACAATGTTAACGTGGCCATAAAGATAAAACCCTTGGTCTGTGGACATCCCGCCCAATAACTCATTATCGGTTCTTGCTGTCGTTGCACCAATCGATTGGCCAAGTACCCAAACCGTAGCGTGTTCCAAAGCATGAACTTGTCGCAAAGCCAATATTTCCTTCAAGCCGGGCACAAAATTGAGTTGTCGCAACAAATCAGCATCTTGAGTCCGCTGCGGGGCAAAGTCGAAGGGAAACTGGCCAGTGCGGCCGGAAGCAGAAGTAGTAGTTGTCATATCAAAACGCCTCCATTAACTCCATTAAGTGGATATTTAACATTAGCAATTCGGCTGAGAAAAAGCCGATCATAAATTATCAATAGTTGTAACTTTAAAACCTAGCAATGGCAGGTTGTGTGCAAAAATTCTTAGCCATCAACCTGCCCTTACTAACAGATAGCACTTATTCCCAGTTTATTGCTCTAGTCGCTGGCCCTCACGGAATACTCCCGGAAGCCGCCGACCTCTGGTATCGATAATTGTGCCCTTACCGTGAGGCAATCCCTTGCGTAACTCTCCCTCATAGCGGATACCGTTGGAGAACGAACAGTTACCCCTACCATCAAGTTCTTGAGTATAGAACTGTCCCGAACACCGACTGCCGTCAGCGCGGGTGAACGCTCCCGTACCTAAAGGCTTGCCCCCTAAAAATTGACCCACAAAGCGATCGCCATTAGCAAAAATGAATTGCCCTTGTCCCGTGGGCACGCCTACTTTTTGATCAAGAGAAAACGACCCTATATAGCGATCGCCATTAGTAAAAATAGCTGTCCCGGAACTAACTTTGCCATCTCGGAATATGCCCTCCACGCGGGCGTCGTCCTTAAATATAAATTGTCCTCGACCATTTGGTTTGCCCAGACGGAACTGCCCCTCATAGCGATCGCCGTTGGAATATACGTATACCCCAGTGCCACTGGGCAAACCGTTAACGAACTGTCCGATGTAGCTATCACCGCTGTCATAATCGCACCTAACTCTACCTGTAGCGATAGCTGGCACGCAGCGACCGGTTTTAGCTTCTGTTCCTTGCGCCATTGAGGGCAGGGGATCAATCGCGTAACTACCAATTCCCAACACTGATGCAACTAATAAAGCGATTCCACTGAGCCAAGAACGGGAAATCATCAATCAACTTTCTCCTATGCGCTGTTAGATATTATCTTCTTCTGTCCTTTGTCTTTTGTCCCATTTGTTGTCAAAAGTTGGCTGAAAACCTCAATCATTTATCCTTTACGAAACTCCGGGCTTGCCGTTGCGAAATACCCCCGGAAAGCGCCTACCGCTAGCATCGATCATTGTCCCGACACCGTGAGGCACTCCCTTTCGCAATTCTCCTTCATAGCGCGTACCGTTGGGGAAACTGCAGGAGACACTAGCGTCAAGTTCTTGATTGAAAAACCTGCCGGAACAGCGAGTGCCGTCTACCCGCACCAATACCCCCGGGCCAAAGGGCGAACCTGCAAAAAATTGTCCTTCGTAGCGATCGCCATTGGTATAAAAAAATTGACCCCGCCCTGAGGGTTGGCTGCTAATGGCATCAGTCTGAACGTTCCTGACGACTGCGAACTCTCCGACGTAGCGCTCGCCGTTGGCAAAAACGACCGTCCCAGATCTCATTGTGCCGTCTTGGAACACGCCTGTGTAGCGGGCATCATCTTTAAAAATGAATGTCCCTCTACCATTTGGCACTCCCTTCCGAAAATTTCCTTCGTAGCGATCGCCATTAGCATACACGTAGACTCCAGTGCCGTCGGGCAGGCCATTGACGAAATTTCCCTCGTAGTTATCGCCTCCCTCGTAATTGCATTTTACTCTTCCCGTAGGAGGGTTGCCTTGGCAGAAGGGAGAGCGTTTTCCTTCTTCTGGTTTTGGTTGAGCCATTGATGGCTGCGGATTCAAG includes:
- a CDS encoding DUF655 domain-containing protein translates to MAVLYYHLVGFCCAGLVALNLVGCGQTKQDVQNLPLSLALLPQDPLLQVYFNQSIASSYTEPYRQQTRPGDDLENLIAVAIASAGSTVDVAVQEFRLPSIARVLADRQRSGIKVRLIVEHIYSRPWSDFTAQELAKLPERERDRYTEFVQLADRNKDGKLSADEIKQNDALVIVKDAGIPVIDDTADGSKGSSLMHHKFVVIDGKTVIVTSANFTTSDIHGDFKTPASRGNANNLLKIENAQVAQLFTQEFNIMWGDGPQGKPDSKFGIKKPFRQVQKVRVGNSTVGVQFSPTAATLPWEKSANGLINRTLGSAKKSVDLALFVFSAQRLSNTLEIEASRGVAVRALIDSNFIYRSYSEGLDMMGATLMQDCGLETDNRPWRKPLTAVGVPLLPMGDRLHHKFGVVDGKTVLTGSHNWSEAANHGNDETLLAIESPTVAAHFEREFDRLYKGATLGIPARIKQRIDAKKKECDSLQAASKSAAAKPQIAAKKLVNLNAASQEELETLPGVGPKLAERIIAARQQQPFTSLEDVARVQGVGDKILERWRDRVTW
- the cax gene encoding calcium/proton exchanger gives rise to the protein MSIKKILSIALLIFIPISLAAEYLHWGSLAVFITSALGIIPLAIWLSTATEEVAIVTGPSIGGLLNAVFGNATELIIAIVALKAGLIDIVKASITGTIISNLLLVMGFSMLLGGIRYKEQEFKPIIARVNGSTMTLAVIAILLPTMVIYTSNGVEPAAIQNLSLITAIVLIAVYALTLLFSLKTHSYLYEVGLLELESENPQNTKDESTTHKPNLWLWIGVLVASTVAVAFESEIFVGVVEETTKGLGLTPLFTGVILLPIVGGAAEYVTAVGVAMKNNMDLSVSVAMGSSLLVALLVAPVLVIIGLVIHQPMDLNFNPFEVVAVAIAVTIANLISIDGRSNWLEGVLLLATYIVLGAAFYFHPIT
- a CDS encoding MORN motif-containing protein, coding for MISRSWLSGIALLVASVLGIGSYAIDPLPSMAQGTEAKTGRCVPAIATGRVRCDYDSGDSYIGQFVNGLPSGTGVYVYSNGDRYEGQFRLGKPNGRGQFIFKDDARVEGIFRDGKVSSGTAIFTNGDRYIGSFSLDQKVGVPTGQGQFIFANGDRFVGQFLGGKPLGTGAFTRADGSRCSGQFYTQELDGRGNCSFSNGIRYEGELRKGLPHGKGTIIDTRGRRLPGVFREGQRLEQ
- a CDS encoding MORN motif-containing protein, which translates into the protein MLGSIQKLGMVILVASCIGSATNLLNPQPSMAQPKPEEGKRSPFCQGNPPTGRVKCNYEGGDNYEGNFVNGLPDGTGVYVYANGDRYEGNFRKGVPNGRGTFIFKDDARYTGVFQDGTMRSGTVVFANGERYVGEFAVVRNVQTDAISSQPSGRGQFFYTNGDRYEGQFFAGSPFGPGVLVRVDGTRCSGRFFNQELDASVSCSFPNGTRYEGELRKGVPHGVGTMIDASGRRFPGVFRNGKPGVS